A segment of the Trifolium pratense cultivar HEN17-A07 linkage group LG7, ARS_RC_1.1, whole genome shotgun sequence genome:
actattttacaccgtcggtgcatatcaattaaactctataaaTTATCAAGTACtctctctataaaaaaaattatcatgtaCTCTCTACTTTACAATATACTCTAACTTTTTCGTTAATTTGTTGCTAAATCTCACATTCTCTCGCCTGATATCACTCTTTCAATGATAGCCATACCCATTTCATTAAAAACAGTTTGCCATTGAATCACCAAGCTCTCTTTCTCTTATCATTGGACCTGAAAAATAGGGCTACTATGTTAATTAACATGTTCCTAATTAACAACTCTTaatattttgtataaaaaatccTAAAACTTTCAATGAGTGGTGCAATTGCATGCAAcagaacaaacaaaacataaaaatggtGCTATGGCAGattcaatgagtaatttttttacTCGATCCAATGGGTCTCCAAAACCtcgtttttttttaagattagtataacaaaaaaaactttgctATTGCCTTTCGAAGTTGGATTTACATTTGGAAACAAATTAATGAGAAAATAGAGACCATTTATTGATGAAAATCAGAATCTTTATTATCACGTGACATTGGGGATAAAGTCAAAACCTTTAGATGGTTTAAATTTGgtgttaattaaattaaatttgacgTATTTGGTGTCAATCGATCTTAactcatatgtttattttaatttaatatgagGTAAACTCTACGAGTTGACGAGTTCAACTATATATGTTTCGTTATGCTTAGGTATACTCGACATGTACACTCGACTCGTAAATTGGGTCTTCAAAGCTAAATTCGTAAACACAAGTAAATTCGTGCGAGTTTACACGATTTCAACGGGTTTGACCGAGTTAACTAGatgtaaaatcatttttttcctaGTTTACCAAAAAACGAGTTTGCATCCGATTTAACATGTTTTCTTCTATACCTATAAAAACGTAAAATTGGATAATTTTACAAGTTAAAACGTAATTTTGACAACAATGCTTGTACATATGTTGACTTAGATCACATAGTTTAGTTTCTTTACAAGTTTTaatctttgtttcttttatatCTTGGTGAGTGTAAAATTTTCTTTCTAGCTAGTATTATATctggatttttatttttgtttcttctatttCTCGGTGAATACAAAATTTTCATTCTACTATATTTAGGTTTTAACTTTCGTATCTTTCTATCTGTTTATAACCAGCAATAGTTTTGCGAAAAATAACAAAGTTATACCATTGGTTACTTTCACTTGCATCCGTCTatgatttcttttttcttttttttggtttacaatgagttgagGATCGAGAccaggacctataacgtactaacCAAACCcctcatcactagaccaaacctagtggctaaTAATTTCTGCTAACTAACAAATTGAAAGATACATATATTAacattaacaaacaaaaaacaaatacaCTTATCCAATGAGTTCTGAGTAATATACTCATAAACTAATTAAAAGTTTGAGTTTATCAGTGTAATAGGCTCGCTCATTATTCACTTTCTTACTCCTTGTAGCCATATATACTCTCTggctttttcttcttccttacGACTAAGATACTGTGCTAAGCctatacaaattttaaataatttttctgtCATATTAATAGAAACACACGAAACGAAGAAAAACAATACTAACAGAAACACATGAAagacttcttttttcttttgatggATTTGTATGAATCCTGCCCCTTTGTAGGGATACATGCTATGATGACAGTCACTATGGGGAGTTGGCCTTCCTGGGATGGATGTTCATTCCGGCAACGGTTAGTCTTTCTTCAGGGATGTAGGGTAACATTTTTCCCCTGCAGACAGCGTCTTTCACAACGCTTTTGAACTGTAGATAATCCTGTGTCGTGGGTGCGGTGCTCATGGAACTGCCAATATTTTAGACCACCGGGGCTTATAAATTTTTGGAGCCAAGGAAGGGTCATTGTACTCAATATGGAAGTAACACAACTAAATTTGACATCAATAGTTTTTGCTTTCCAACTATATCTAAGCTTCAAACAAATCATTAAAAAGGCTCAATATCCCACTTATGTGAGAGATGACCGTGATTACTCAACATAACAGCGTCTTAGCAATGCATACCAAAAAAATCTCAATACCATCATCTCATATGTATCAGCTGATGAAGCCACAAGCAAAGGTTATAACTACACCGCATAGGGGACAACACAACCAAAGGAGATGCAGTGTATGGTCTCTATGATTGCCGCGGCGATGTAGTTGGATACTTATGTCAACTTTGTGTCTCTGCTGCTGCCAGAGAAGTTCTTGACCTTTGCCCCAATAGAGTGTCTGCTACTATATTAGCTTACTTCACACATTCAAATAGTCATTTAGTTCAAGtataaaaacaaacattttttgtAGATTGTCAGATGCCTGCATATGAAGAAACACTTAATGCAGACCTTTCTAGGCCTACAGTTCCATTTATCACAATTCAACATTCTACTGATAACTTTTCAGAGACATCTAAATTAGGGGAAGGTGGATTGGGATATGTTAACAAGGTATTAATGATTCGGAATTTTTAATATAGGTTATTAAGTATTTTAGTTTAGTTTCACACTTCTATAGGGAATTCTGCCAGATGGAAGACAAATAGCAGTAAAAAGGCTCTCAAAAATTCTGGTCAAGTCTCAGAGGAGTTCAAGAATGAAGTAATGTTTATAGCTAAACTGCAACATCGCAACCTTGTAAGACTTTTGGGATGCTGCTTGGAAGGAAATGAAAAGCTACTTGTGTATGAGTTTATGCTGAATGCAAGTCTCAACTTTCACCTGTTTGGTATGTTTTCAGTTAGCCACATCGGGGAAGGGGGAATTTGTTTTCATGTAGATTTTGGAAACAAGAGACGTGTTGAAAACAAAGTGATAGTTTTGtaactaaataaaaacatatttctcAAATTAAACATGAACTCCAGTTTTCTATATGGATACTTTTTTTGTTACAGTTTTCTATATGGATATTTTGTTGAGATCTGTTCTGTCTTTTTGTTGTCAGATGATGAAAAAAGAAAGGAACTCAATTGGAAACTAAGTTTGAGCATTATCAATGGAATTGTAAAAGGTCTTTTATACCTCCATGAGGACTCTAGACTAAGGGTAATTCATAGAGATCTCAAGGCTAGCAATGTTCTATTAGATCATGAAATGAATCCCAAAATATCAGATTATGGATTGGCAAGGGCATTTGAAATAGGCCAAAACCAGGCAAATACAAGACAAATAATGGGCACCTAGTGACAAACTAATagttgaaaattaattaaattccacgatgtaagaaaaataacaaactaCTATTGATTTCCAATAGTGGACACATGGCACCAAAATATGCAATGGAAGGAGTATTTTCCGTTAAATCTGATGTATTCGGCTTTGGAGTACTAGTTTTAGAAATCATTACTGGGAAAAAGAATACTGGATTCTATATGTCAGAACATGGTCAAAGTCTTCTTTTATATGtgagtttttcatttttatctgATCAAGAATTTATACAATAGTGTTAGCTTTGAGCTTAATAATATTCACAATAACTTGCAGACATGGAAAAAATGGTGTGAAGGAAAATGTTAGGAAAATCCTGTATAGATAATGAAGTTGTGAGGTGCATAAACATTGGTATATTGTGTGTTCAAGAAGACGCGGCAGATAGACCTGAACCATGTCAACTGTTGTTGTAATGTTGGCTAGTGACACAATGACCCTTCCAAAACCCAAACAACCTGCATTTTCAATTGGAAGAATGACCTCCAAGACTCTATCCATTAATGATGTAACTATCTCAAACATTTTACCAAGGTAAGGGTATCGGGATAAATGCCTATTTCCTTTGTTGTAAACGAACAGGAAGATCAAATGCCAAGGAAGGGCAATGAAGACTCTGGATTTCTGAAATTGCAGAAAATCATATACTCTATGTTGGTTTTGGAAATACTAAATGAACAGCATTCATGTTGTCAATTATCCATGTAGCTGGCACTATTAAGTGGGAAAAGGCTCTGTTGGTATTGTTGTATTGTGCAAGATCTTGTTATTGTAAAATATTTGACAGACTCTACCAAATCAGTTAGGCATGGACATGATTCAGTTAAGCAATAAAACTGAACACGAATCAAACTATTTAACAACCCCAAACCAAACTGGTTCCTTGGTCCAGTGCACCAGGTTTGGCAAAACCAAACAGGTTTCAACCAGCTACAACCTTCTATATGACTCAAATAACAGTAATTCAAATTCCAATGGAATCTACCATATCAAGATTTTGCAACTACTATGTGCATTTACATCATGAGGGTTTGGTTTGGATATAAAATCTGAACATAGTTTGCACCTTTCGCACAATCAAAATCAGAAAATACAATCCAAAAAAATTGCCCTTAATATCAGAAAATAGAATCTCAGAACCTTGATCAATGCTGTGACAGGTGCTATTACTCAGAAGGAGTTGCAGGTACATTATCACCAACACTCGCGTAAGCAAGTTCCTACAGATAAGAAGACATAATCAAAACTATAAATCACATAAGGCAAAATAAAAGCATCAAACCAAAATCCAAACCACAATCCTCCTAAATCTAGACCAAAGTCTGCATTTGGAGCCATTAAAGCAGGCATTAAAAGTcattataaaaacaaatgtaGACTATTAAACCAGAAACTATAAACACAAAAGCATACTAACATTTGCAGGTATATCTTGTTGTGGTTGAACTGGTTGTGAAGCTGTGGCAGATTGTGACGTATCTTCACTCGCTTCAACCAATTCCCTAACCCGTTTCATAGCTCTATAAATCTTTGAATCATCTACATGCACCCCAAACTCGCGCTTTAAATAGGCACGTGCTTCACAGCGACTAAGGCTAGGTTCGGTTCTGATTTTGTCCTCTAGTTTCTTAACAGCCCATTTACTATTAgcttgtttatttttaaatccTGTTCCATTACATGTGTGTTTCGAAACAAATGTCTTAATTTGAAAACTTTGACAGAACTCACTCCAGCTACAAAAGATCTCCCACTTGCAATCTTGTTGCTTGCATTTTGCCCTAGCTCTAGTCTTGTCATTTTTGACCCATTTTATCTCCCTTTGCAAATGGATAGTGTAATCCTTCACAGCTGTCTTAAAACTTGATAGGTTAGTGAACAACATCTCTAGCTCAAGACAGAGAAAACCAAACTTTGCCACTTCGCAGAATCGAGGGAACACAGGTTGTTTAGGTCCATCTACTTCTTCGTCATCCGACAAACATATAGGAGTCTTAAGTTCTTCAGAATGGTAATTATAAAAGCTGTCACTTTCTTCTTCCTTTGTCATGCCCCCAACACCTACTTTCTCCGCAAAATCATATCCTTCATCGGTAGACATTCTCCTCGCACTTTCAGGATCCCCTATCATGTTGggaaaaagaaacaacaatccAAATGTATTTGTTTAAAAAGTACGTGCATTCTCTAATAGCAAGTGCATTCTATAACTATAACACAACTATAACATACGGTAAAAGAGTAAAAGACATTTTAGTAGTGTTAGTCGCAAACGTACGTAGATTGGTCTAGTTGGTAAAGTATGAACCAAAATCTCACAATGTCATGAGTTTGAATCTAGTTTTCGATGTGAGGCCTTGTTAGTGGGTAATATATAAATATCTTTGTTAAGTGTTATCTAAGCCATGGGACTTTAGTTGACTTGACCCTCTTAACCCCTCGAGACCCAAATGTCTTAAATCTaggaaaagaaaaggagaaaagGCTGCTCTCGTACCATAACTACTTTTCCGAGAAACGGAGGGTTAACACACAAAAAGTTACTACATAGAAAACTCTACCGGTGAAAAAAATAACTAACTTTACTTGCCCAATATACCTACAACAAAAATGATTTAGATGTTACCTTTGCTAAATAATAACAACGAAGATGGTGCCCAAACCAAACCTTGGTTCTCAACTAtatggaggaggaggaggaagaacACTGCGTTAGAATGTGGCTCTCAATTATAGGTCCTTCAATCAACATCTTTCACCGCGGTGAACCTGATccactttttctttcttcttttgtaGTTTTGTCAGCCTTTGTTTGGGAAAATACAAACTAAATTTTCCCGTCATATTTTTTTCGAGAAAATATGATGTAAATAAGTAGAGTGTCTCATATTTGAACTCATATTCTACATGTATAATGTGATGTCGCTAAAACTAAACTCAGTGTCTTGTAATTAggcatcttatttaaatttttatggtATACATGGCTCTCAATTATAGGTCTTCAATCAACATCTTTCATCACGATGAACctgattcatttttttttttcttttgtagttTTGTTTTGTTAGCCTTTGTTTGAGAAAATACAAACTAAATTTTCCCATCATATTTTTCCGAGAAAATATGATTTGAATAAGTAAAATGTATAAGATTCGAATTTTTATTCTACATGTATAATATGATGTCGCTAAAGCTAAACTCAATGTCATGAGgcattctatttttaatttttatagtaCCCATGACTTTCAATTATAGGTCCTTCAATCAATATCTTTTACCACGGTGAACCTAtccactttttcttttttctttgtttgagaaAATACAAACGAAATTTTCCCATCATATTTTCCCATGAAAAACCCTTTGCTATATCTATCTAACCTTTTGCAACCGCTCTCATTCACTTCATTGACGCCGCTAATGCTTCTCTCCACGATCCATTTCTCCTAATCAGGTAACCGTTCCCAACATTCTCCCATTCACTAGTTCTTGTTTTCAGTTTTCCCTACATACATGCTTCAGTTTGATTCATGAGTTTGAGTTTAAAAATGGAATTTGTTGGTGATATTCAGATTCAAACTTTATATTTAgctttttatgttgtttttgtaAAATGTAAATCCGTATAGTACACTTGTTGTTGCAAGTTGTTGATAGTGAATTTTCAGCTTACCCGTTTTGGGTTTTATTTAGGTTAATGTGATTGTGAAGTGTTGGAAtgtgttattgttgtttgtgGTAGTTGTAGTTCTTCTTTTAATCTACTAAATATGAAAGGAGTAGCATGttttacttcatttttttttttggtcaagtagcctagtggttGGAAGTTCCACCCtcaaggtgaataagtgagtCTATTGGGTTCGAACCCCCgatcctgcatatataatgtgatgtccctaccaactgagctaagctcacgtgGACATGTTTTACTTCATTTAATAGAATGCGAACGAAGCTTTTAATTTCCCTTCTAAGAAATAtgaaccagatacattaattattgaatgaacctaaaaatgaaaatttgtttatatatgagaccTGAGGGGAGTACCTATGATGTGTCTGTGTAATCAATATTTGATTTCTGTAGTATATTTGTGGCGTTGTTACAAACTTTAGAAACTTCTTTGTGGTTTTCCCCCTTCTTTTTATGCTGATTATAATATATTCTATTAGAGAGAAGAGGAAATACAAAAATTAGGGAGTAGATTCATAGTTTCGAATtgcagattgcatttgatgtgGTCACATTATTGCAATTACAGCAGTGTCCATGACAATGCCAGGCtgcatttttaatgtttttgaaaTTCATGAGAAAATATGCAATTTAACGGCTCAACACAGTAAGTGCAATGGACTTAAAGTCATCACAGTAGGTATAAAAGGAATTTTGAAGGTTAGGGA
Coding sequences within it:
- the LOC123894553 gene encoding uncharacterized protein LOC123894553, coding for MSTDEGYDFAEKVGVGGMTKEEESDSFYNYHSEELKTPICLSDDEEVDGPKQPVFPRFCEVAKFGFLCLELEMLFTNLSSFKTAVKDYTIHLQREIKWVKNDKTRARAKCKQQDCKWEIFCSWSEFCQSFQIKTFVSKHTCNGTGFKNKQANSKWAVKKLEDKIRTEPSLSRCEARAYLKREFGVHVDDSKIYRAMKRVRELVEASEDTSQSATASQPVQPQQDIPANELAYASVGDNVPATPSE